A stretch of Cucumis sativus cultivar 9930 chromosome 2, Cucumber_9930_V3, whole genome shotgun sequence DNA encodes these proteins:
- the LOC101209818 gene encoding auxin efflux carrier component 5 — translation MIGWQDVYKVVAAMAPLYFALILGYGSVKWWKIFSTQQCDAINKLVCYFTLPLFTFDFTSHIDPFHLNFPFIAADAIGKLIIVLVLAFWAKCTTKGSYCWSITSFSLSTLTNALVIGVPLAKVMYGQMAVDLVVQGSVVQAIVWLTILLFVLELRRTGLDLVAAEASSGVVSEEKTVEVGGEGEKDLEGEGMEVEEMRRSSKSHRPSLKPLMKKVWVKMAGNPNSYACTIGFAWAFVAKRWHVEMPSIMEGSILIMSKAGIGTAMFNMGIFMALQEKLIACGPTLTIVGMVLKFIAGPAAMAIGSIAMGLHGDVLRVAIIQAAVPQSITSFIYAKEYGLHADVLSTAVIFGAIVSLPVLVAYYAALEFIVH, via the exons ATGATCGGTTGGCAAGATGTTTATAAGGTGGTTGCCGCCATGGCTCCATTGTACTTTGCTTTGATCTTAGGCTATGGCTCTGTGAAATGGTGGAAAATCTTTAGCACTCAACAGTGCGACGCCATTAACAAATTAGTTTGCTATTTCACTCTCCCTCTCTTCACCTTCGACTTCACTTCCCATATCGACCCTTTTCATCTCAACTTCCCTTTCATCGCCGCCGACGCCATCGGAAAACTTATCATCGTTCTCGTCTTGGCCTTTTGGGCCAAGTGTACTACCAAAGGTAGTTATTGTTGGTCCATCACTagcttctctctctctacgCTTACCAACGCCCTCGTCATTGGTGTTCCTCTCGCTAAGGTCATGTACGGTCAAATGGCTGTCGATCTCGTTGTACAG GGTTCGGTGGTTCAAGCAATTGTTTGGTTGACTATACTATTGTTTGTGTTGGAACTTCGACGAACGGGGTTGGATTTGGTCGCTGCTGAAGCTTCTTCGGGGGTTGTGAGTGAAGAAAAAACTGTTGAAGTGGGTGGAGAGGGAGAAAAGGATTTAGAGGGAGAGGGCATGGAGGTTGAGGAAATGAGAAGATCAAGTAAGAGTCATAGGCCTTCTTTGAAGCCTTTGATGAAGAAAGTTTGGGTGAAGATGGCTGGGAATCCCAACTCATATGCTTGTACCATTGGCTTTGCTTGGGCATTTGTTGCAAAAAG GTGGCATGTTGAAATGCCAAGCATTATGGAGGGGTCTATTTTAATAATGTCAAAAGCTGGGATTGGCACTGCCATGTTCAACATGG GAATTTTCATGGCATTgcaagaaaaattgatagcTTGTGGACCAACACTCACTATAGTAGGAATGGTGTTGAAGTTTATTGCTGGACCAGCTGCCATGGCCATTGGCTCCATTGCTATGGGTTTGCATGGTGACGTTCTTCGTGTTGCTATAATTCAG GCAGCAGTACCACAATCCATAACATCATTTATTTATGCAA